In a single window of the Nicotiana tomentosiformis chromosome 10, ASM39032v3, whole genome shotgun sequence genome:
- the LOC138900194 gene encoding uncharacterized protein, which translates to MKPNGEVQIDIYDNVEETQEEVKSSRGHIIDILEPVVQKAKAPLPKPPPPYPQMLAKKNGENQFKMFTEMIKSLSINVPLVEALEQMPDYANFMKYLVTKKRSMNFETIKVTYQRPLGVIEDILVRANKFILPADIVILDCEVDYEVLITLGRPFLATGKALCDVEYRELTF; encoded by the exons ATGAAACCAAATGGtgaagttcagattgatatttatgacaatgtggaagagactcaagaggaggtgaaatCGTCTAGGggtcacattattgacatactagagccggtagtgcaaaaggctaaagCACCATTGCccaagcctccacctccataccctcaaatgctcgccaagaaaaatggcgagaatcaattcaaaatgtTCACTGAAATGATAAAGAGTCTCtcgatcaatgtgccattagttgaagccttggaacaaatgcccgattATGCAAATTTTATGAAgtatttggtgacaaagaagcggtcgatgaattttgaaactatcaaagtcacttatcaa agaccgttgggagtgattgaagatataTTGGTTCGTGctaataaattcattcttccggcggatattgtcattcttgattgtgaagtggattaTGAGGTGCTGATTactcttggaagacctttccttgctacggggaaggctctttgtgatgtggaaTACAGAGAACTCACTTTTTAA